From the Manis pentadactyla isolate mManPen7 chromosome 15, mManPen7.hap1, whole genome shotgun sequence genome, the window CCACACAGTCCTACTCCAGAGCCCAGAGAGGGGGCCAAGATGTTGCCCTTTGAAGGCAGGGAAGCCTGGAGTTGCTGTCtcactggggcaggggagggtctGAGAGGAACTTCAGTGATTGGGctggctcctctcctccctcctctatCCAGCCTGGCGTGTTCTTGCCTCCCAGGGCAATAAGGGTTACCCCAGGGCTAAATAAGTcccaacacacacagaaacagacacagacacacacacacacacacacacacaccatccacACACCAtcctagaacacacacacacacacacacacacaccatccacACACCAtcctagaacacacacacacacacaccatccacACACCAtcctagaacacacacacacacacacacacacacacactcaccatcCACACACCAtcctagcacacacacacacacaccatccacACACCATCctagaacacatacacacacacacacacacacacacactcactcaccatCCACACACCAtcctagcacacacacacacacaccatccacACACCATTCTAGCCCAGGCCCTGGCCCCAACTACATCCAAAGGAGCAGAGACCTGCTCCCTCTACCCACCCGATCCTCCTACAATGCTTTTCCTATCCTGtgaatgagcaaactgaggctcagaagtgtCCTGCCCTAGACACCTGGTTCTTGTGGTCTCCCCCAGCCTCCTTCCCTGGAGGGTAGGTGACCTTGGGGTGAAGGTGCTGAGCACCCTGTGAGCAGGGAGACTCCCACTGATCTCTCCAGCCTGTGCAGGAGCCAGGCTGGGGAAGGGCTGCCCCCAGCTATCAAGTaacaggagggagagggaagtaGGACAAGTTCCAGCTGGAGTGGGGAGAACACTGGTCTCGGCCCCAGGGGAGCCCTGGTCCCTGAGCCAGCTCCAGCCTCACAGTGGAGCTGCAGAGGCAGAACCCATCATGAGATCTTGAGAGGAGAGGAATGTCAAGAGCACAGCCTCATGCTCACAGGGCAGAAGGCAGCCCCTGCCATCAGCCAAGCATCACCAGTGTTATGCAGAGGATACTCCCTGCAGGGCCTTGGCCAAATGACACTAAGCCTTGGACTCAAGGCCAGCCACTCACACTCCTTCATAAGGAGTATCATCCTGGCAACAGGCCAGAAAGGCCCTATGGATCAGTGTCTTGTGCAGGGCTCCTGAATGGGCAGCTGGAGGCCAAGGAGGCCTCCCTGATGACTCTCCATAAACCCCAATcaaatgaacaagttcttaaaaAGAGGCTCTGTGGTTTTTGGCAGACTCTCAAAAAGGCCCAGATTCCAAGAAAAAATTAGGAACCACTATTCTCAAACAAGCAAAAAGGACGAGAAAGGACACAAAAGCAGGGGAACATGGGAACAGACCCAAACCAGACAGGGATGAAGTTATGGACAAGGCAGAAAGGATAAGGGATACGGACTAAAACGGGGAGGGATGGGAAACATGGGGGTCAGGACCTCCACCTGGCCAGCACACAGCCACCAGTGTCACTCCCAGAAAGGTGTCCTTGACACCGATGCAACTGTACAGTGTATGGAGCACAATGCAGCACTGCACCAGACACAGCAGGCAGCACCTCCTCCCTCAGACTGGCACTAGCCTCACCACTGCTATCCTCCCCACTCAGTCTCTTGGTTCTCCTAAGAATGGACTAGACAGGCCAGCagacagaaatgaatgaaaggaaaagggaatAGAGAAGAACTAATAGACAGGTGCAAGTGGTCAGATGGAAGAAAAACTATGTGCCAGTCAACACTGACATTCTTGGTCTGGGACTCATGAACAGACATCAGAGGGCTGTGAACCCCAGCATGGCCTATGCACAGGTGTGGGGCTATGAATCGCTGTACCTCAACTCAGGTTTTTCTAAAGATCCCTGGCAAAGTCAAGAACCACTAGGGCTACAGGCTAAACCCCTGGTTTACAGGTGCACAAACGAAGGCCCACAGGAAGAAACTATAGACTCCCTGAATCACCACAGGGAGTGAGACACAAAGCAAATTTCAGCACTCCCTTCCCTGGAGCTGTCTAAACCCTGCTGTGACCCCAGAAGCCTGTCTTCAAAACCACTGGTGCCCAGAGTATTAGCCATCCAACAACTGCTAGGCAGCCCTTCCACACAGTCCCAAGCCTTACCTTGGTGCGCCCATTGATGACATAGCCACCCAGTCGCCCAGCACAGTGCCGGATTACAGCGTCTACGTGGGCCATGAGGACCCCAATGCTTCGGCAGCCTGGCTCGTGTCCTTCCACCCAGGCAATCTGGTCCCCTCGGATGCTGCGCGGCGGGATGGCCCGCTGGCTCACTAGCTGCCCATCACGCAGGAGACCATCCCGCTTCAGGACCTCCACCTCGGccagcacgcagctgcccagtgcCGCCCCGAGGAAGCTGTCCTTGACGCAGATGCCATAGTACCGCATGCAGGGCACAATATAGTCCAGGGCCAAGCGCTCAGGTGCAGCAGGCAGCACCTCCTCCCTCGGCCCAGCACTGGCCTCGCCACTGCCACTGCTGCAGGCCAGGCCACCCTTGCCCTCCCCCTCCGCCTCCTGGTTctcctgcccagcccagggccgCTTGCTGGATGTGGGGGCATCCCCACCATCTTCTGCCCATTTCCGTTTGGGGGCCTCAGGTTGGGCACCCTGGGCTGCCAGTCGCTGGCACCCCTTGGTGACCAGCGCCGCGGCACCCTCACTCTGCAGCGGCCGCAGCTCACCACCATCCTGCCCACCGAAGCCCTCCCGCAGGGGGCTAGCTGTGGTGGAAGTGGCTGTGGCTCTGGGGGTCCCACTCCCTGCCGAGGCCTCACCAGGTGCTCCTGGACCATGGTAAGAGGGTAGAAGAGGACAGGGCAGGTAACTCTCCACCCCCATCCTGACCCGGCCAGGCTCCAAGGGCTCTGGCACAGAAACCGGCAACTGAGGGAGAGCCTGACTCAGGGGCTGCGGCTGGCACGGGCTGTCCATGGCAGCAGCGTCTTCATCCCCCGGGCATGGAGGGCACGGCCCGGGCCCATGGTGccaccctcctccacctcctcctcctccactggaTGCAGCCCGGGGCCGGGGCGGCTGGGCCTGGTGTGGGGCAGggtgaggcagggcaggcaggcagcagagGCTCTTCTCGTGCCCTGGGGGTTCTCGCTGGTCCCCAAGTCCTTTGCTGCCCCTAGGGGCTTGGGAAGGGACCCGTCAGGGTggctagagggagagagaggaaaaaggatgagAGAGAAGGTAGAGGCAGGTGGGCTGGAGAAAGGGTTGTGGGGTGCAAGGGATAGCAGAGAGGACAACCGATCTGGCTACAAAGACACGCAAAATCTGAATACAAGTAGGGGAGAAAAACGTGGGAATTTGTGGAATAACAAGACGCAGTGAGGGGTCAGCTGAGGAGTGAGGCTGGTAGACGACCCAATGACAGAGGACCGCGGCGGGGGCAAAGGGACAGCATGCGTGGATAGAGACACAGAAAACAGACTAGATCAGGGGAGAAAGAGAGGACCTGAAGTAGAAACGGGACAGTGAAGTGGAGAGTAAAAGTGCTGGAACCGGGGTTGAGCCTGGGGACGCCACAGAGACGCAAAGGGAATTGGGGGGCCCGCAGACGAAAGTGGGGAGTCCAGAGACAAAGAGAAGGGGGGGACCCAAACACAGAAAAACGGACGGGAGGTGGGAGGGGCGGGCCTCACACAGCCGGACCGACGGAGTGGAAGGGTCAAGCAGAGCCCCACCGGAGGAAGCCAGTCGGGGGCCGACACACACCCAGACGGAAGGGAGGTCCTAAGACAGACCGACGGAAGGGAGCCGCGGGAGGAGGGACCAAGGGGACAGAAGGAAGGGCGGAGGAGGGTTCAAGCACTCCGGGACAGGACGACGGGAAAAAGCGCCCCCTCCCAAACCGCTTCTGTGCGGGCCCGAGGACCCTCGCGGCGCCGCAGGCGACGGAGGCAGGGCCCAGCGGCCGCTGGGGCCCCGTgcgcctccccaccccactcccggCTCTCCCCCCCAGCCAACGGCCGGCATCCAACATGCCGGCGCGCCTTCCCTCCCCCACGCCCTACCCCCACCCGGGGTCGCCACGCTCCGTCACGGCGGGTCGGGCGCCTgctccccgccccccgccccccgcccagCTCCCTCCGACTCCCCAACGCTCCCCGGCTCGAGCGccttctttttccctctctcttccctccccgcTCCCTCCTCACCCAGCTCTTTCCTCCGGCCTCGGCGCCGCCGTTTGTGCCAGCCGCCCTGCGCCGCACAGCGCGCCATACCCCGCCCCCACCACCCGCGACGCTCCGCCCCCGCCTCGCCCGGTGGGCACGTGACCGCGCCCGCGGAGAAGACGGCACGTGCGCAGGCGCGAGCCGAGAGGGGCGGGGCGAGGGAGTTCAAAACAGCCCCGATAGAAAGGGGAAGTGGGTCGGTAGCCGGCGCGAGGTTATTTGCATTCCCCGCTCCGCCCCTTTTGCGGGAGGAAAGCAGTTAGGACAGGCTGACTCTGGGAGTTTCTGCGTGTATTACGCCGAGCGAGGGACGGAAAGGTATGCAAATAAGTATATTTACATGGGCAGCCCCACCCCCTCGAAGCCCAAAACGCCGTGGAACAAGGGTAGGCAGGGTCAGGGAGTGATATGCAAATTAATGATTTACATGAAAGCTCCGCCTTCTCAAACCCAAGAATAGGGATAATGAAAAAAGCGTAGTTGGGAAAGGTATGTAAATTAGCACGTCAAATTTACATGAGTACTTTTTATAACGGAGGGAAAGAAGCGCGGAGCGTCCTTGAAACGGAAGAGCCGACTGGAAGGGATGGGCAAATATACCAGATCCCACTCTGCCCGGCCCCCACGGGTCAACTGTGGGAGTTTGAATAAAGCAACCTaggagagcaggggtgggggagggctatGCCGATGAGGTGATTAAATGCCGCGTCCCCTCAGGAGGTGGAGAGGGGCGGGGAGTGGGCGTGGGCTCTGGCCAACCCCGTGATAGGTTAAGGCCGACTTGTGGGTGGTGGAGCACTTGAGAATGTCCTGATGGGGCTGCACCTGACTTTGGCAGAGCACATACAGGTATCAGCAGTTCAGCTGGACACAAGGAGAAACACACCCGTCTCAAGTACGCACTTGAGTCGGGGTTGCACAAGCGGGATTCATGGTCACACAGGTGTATCAAAGGAACCAAATTCACACCAAAACACACTCTCCGGCCTTGGCATCCCAAACGTCACTAGCCTCATGGATACAACCACTGAGGACAGAGCAGTCAACAAGAAGCAGTGTCACATACAAGCAGCACACATTCCTACAAATACCATCACAGACGTCACTCAGGGATATCAGCGTCACACATGTGGACCTCCAGCATGCATTGTCACAGAATATGTGCACAGGGACAGACTCCCTCCAAAACAGATACCTAAGTCATGGAGTCACAGCATACCCCCACACCATGTCCAACCCAGAAACATGGCCCCAAACATCAAGACAGACAGTTCTTCCATCAGGGACCTCTTCTGTCTGCCCTCCCTCTCCACCACCCCAAAAAGATGGAGGCCAAGACTCAGATGTAAACAATGCTTTATGGGGATGGGGTGGGTACCAGGCCTCCAGGTAATAAATAACAAGTACTTGCAATGTCAGGGTCAGGTGGGGAGCTGGGTCAAATGGCCCTGGTCTCAGGCTTTGGGAACTCTTCGAATATGGTCAGGGGCTCAAGGGGGACAGGGGTTAGCCAAGACAGAGGAAGCAGCAGCAGGTATGGATCCCCCCTTCCCCCGTGGCTCAGTCTTGCCCCTCAGCCAGGCCCCACCAGGCCAGGGAAGGGGGACAGGTGGCGGGGCAGCTTCTCTGGGGCCAGGGTAGGTGAGGGGTTTGGCCTCCCAAGGGTCTGGGTCTGGGCCCTACCCGGAAGGGCAGGGCTGGTCCTGGAGAACAGGTGAGCTGAAAGAAAAGTGTGTGATGATCTAGAAGGATCCTGGGTTAGTCCAGCAGGTATCTTTATCTCATTTCTGGGTATCTTCCTGTCCTCTTATCCCTGTCTGTCTATCCatacctttctctttctcccaaagTTTCTACACTGTCTGCCTGTCTGACTTTGTTTCTCCTCTGCAAGTAACTTTGGGCTCTCTCTGAGGACACTTACATCTTCCTGTTTGTTTGCCTCAGAGAGCTGGCTCCTTGAGTCTATAGAGGGGCATTTAATTGTCTAAATTCCATGTCCCCAACTTTATATCTCTGTGTCCCTCTATGTTCCTGGATACCCCACCTGTAGACCTCATTCCAGTGTTTTCCAAGCTGAGGAGACACATTTGATTTGGCTGCAGATAGCATTATCTGGGAGCTTCTAGAAATTCCAGAATCATTTCAGAGTCTCTGGGGTGAGGCCTGGGCATGACTATCTCTTAAAGCTGTGCTGGTGATTCCAATGCACGGCACTGCATGAGTGGTTGGGAAACCAGTTTGGTGGGCCCTGAACCAAGTTTTTATTGAAATagaataaaacagaatagaaaataccAAAGTACATCTTATGTAGTAAGAATATTGggctacagagacagaaagcagattggtggGTATCAGAGTCTGGGGGGAAGAGGGACTGACTGCTTAATAGATGTGGGGTTTCCTTTTAGAGTAACAAAAATGCTCTGGAACTAGACAGAAGTGCCAGTTGCACAACCTTGTGAATGAACTGAactaaataccactgaattgtacctGTTAAATGGCTAaatttatgtgaatttcacctcagtaTAAAAAcgtgtgtttctgtttaatgcGTGTGACTGTTTTAGATcaacatataaaatatactttcttctGTAGATTGCAGTCAACAAAGTTTGAATAGGTACTGTCTTGTACATGTGATTCACTGAGGCAAACCCCCAAACAGACCCTATACTAAGCACTGAGCTGGAGAGTACATGTCTGTCCATTTCTACACAGCCCAGTCTTTAAAAcagataataagaaaaataataaacagcCCTCATTTAGCGAGTCCTTCCTAAGTGCTTGACCCTagtctaagcactttacatgaatTAACTTAATTAATCTTCTCAACACCCATATAAGTAGGTACTAATTATTagtcccattctacagatgaggaaaccaaggcccagggaggttaagtaactagcccagagtcacacaggtaCAAAGTGACAGAGTCAGAATTCAAATAATGATTTGtcacctccttcccttcccaggtTGAGAAGAAAAACACATACAAGTAACAGTGATCAAGTGTACAGAGTTGAATGCTTTCAAAAGGAGGGGGCAGGTGTCAGACCACCTCATCTGGGAAGCCAATAAAGGTTTCCAGCAGAAAAAGTCATTTTAGCAGAGACCAGATAACGAGTGGGAGTTGACATAAGAAAGAAGGGAGAGCAGGCAACCCACAGAGGGACAGTGGATGCAAAGGCCTGGAAGGAAGACAGTGCTGCCCAAAGCACCCTGACTCCTCTCTCTCAAATGCCATATCCAATCCTCAGGAAGTCCTATTGGCTCTGCCTTCCAAGTACATCCAAGGTGTAGCCACTTTCCCCCACAGCCTCCCTGGAGCACACAAGGGGTAAAtggcaagacacacacacacaccctcagacAGGTGCGCATGGAACCAAATCCTACAGAATCTTGCAAGCTTGTCAAGGACTTTGGACCAAGCATAGGGGAAAAAGCAAGGCTTTCTGGAGGACAGGGAGGAGGTTaccagagaagagagggaaggaatggTATTCCTggaagagggaacagcatatgcaaagaccCAGAGAAATAGAAAGACCTTCAGTGTAGATGTGGAGGCCTGAGAGATGTGAGGTGCTGGTTGACGCAGGTAGGGCTGGGTGAGGAGCTTAGCTATGGCCCATGACCCTGGGGGTCATGGGTGGTTTGAAACAGAGGAAGGTTAGGATCAGATGTGTGCTTTAGAAAGACCCAGTGGCTACATCAAGAGGGGACAAGACTGGAAACAGAGCTGAGAGAGGATACAAACTATCCACTTGTCAGTCTCTTCTCTGTCGCACCCTGGTCCTGTTCACCATTGTCTCTCACCTTGACTTTGCAGTAGCCTCCTCACAGATCTCCCCAGCAACCACCCTTGCCCCTCAACAGTCTCCCCTCTATACAGCCTTGCCAGAGGGCTCCTGTGAATGCCTGAATCAGATCCTGTCCCTCCTCTGCTTGGAGCCCTCCTAAGGCTACCATCCCACCAGGGTACATGCCAGAGGCCTCCCCATGGCTCACTCACAAGGCTTGGACTCATCTGTTTTCCCCACTTCTGACCTCATCTCCTGCTCACCTGCccccagtacacacacacaccacatgtgCTCTACTACAGCCACGCTGCCTCCTTAGACTTCCTCACTCAGGCCAGGCATgaccctgcctcagggcctttgaacTGGCTGTTCCCTCTGGCTAGAATACTCTTCTTCCAGGGGCTCGCATgaccccctccctctcctcctacAGGTCTTTGCcccaatgtcaccttctcagggaGTCCTTCCACATCATCCTGTTTAAAGTTCCAATCCTCTACCTCCCCGCCCTTCTTTTGTCCTATGTTATTTTTCTCCGTAGCTCTTCTCTCCGTAATTACCATATAATTTACTTATGTATCTTGTTCGTGGTCTATCTCCTCCCAGAGCATATTGCCTCCACAAGGACAGGGATTTTAGGCTCTTTTAcccactgctgtatccccagtgccttgAACAGGCCCTGGCACATcacaagcactcaataaatatttgatgaattatGAATGGGAGGAACATCAGAGACCCAGGGCAGAGAGCTGGCAGTGGGACAGAGAAAGCTTCCCTGTGGCCAGGAAGATGGTTTCTTTAAGTCAAGTGGttttgcatctttctttttcactttgttcctTTTgtcctctctccatttctctatctctgtctctgctCCATACTCCCCCCCACCAGGAGACCATGCCTGCGGTCCCCAAGTCCCGGGTATCCCCACCTGGCTCTGCAGATCTCAGCAGCCACATGGCTGAGGGGCCACGGCCTGGGCACTCCGGGGCTGCCGCAGCTGGCGAAGAGAAGCATCCCCGTACTGAATGCCTGAGCCCATTCTCTCAGGGTCGAGCTCAcctgcagggaggggagaggtCAGGACTGGGCCCTTGGAGACCCCTGGGCCATCTTCCACTCCCACCACAGTCAGTCTGGGGCCTCACCTGAGTCTATCTTGTTCAGGATGGTGCGGGCACACTTCAAGAATGCCTCTTCCACGTTCTCCCCTGTGAGGGCACTAGTTTCCAGGAACATTAGCTCTGCAGGGGGGGCAGATGCTTGGAAGGTCAGGGCCTCGGTCAGTCCCCATCCTCTGCTCCAGCTCTGACCTGCTGCCTCTCATCTGTTTCTCAAATGTCCCCCCTTTGCCCTTATTCTGGGCCTTTGTGCATGCTGTTCCCCTACCACACATTTGCCCCTCCAGGTACCCACCGAGCTCAGCTCACACAGTTTCTCCTCCATAAAGTCCTCCCTGACTTCTCAGATGGGTCAGGTgcctcctctgggctcccacaGCCCCCTGTGCCTCCCCCATGCTGGCCCTGACCTCCTGGGCTGTCACTCTCTGGAAATGGTTCTGTCCACCTCCCCCACCCATGAGAGATGGGCCGGGGCTGTCTTCATCACTGTGTCCCCAGAACCGTCTAGCATAGGCACAGGCCCCCAACAGTCCACCCCTCAGCCACATGACAAGGCCTCACAgtaagagccaggattcaaacccacacCTTTCAGATGTTAAAACATCTTCTAAACCTGGAGATTCCAAACTGGAGGAACACGGACAGACCCTAAGCCAGCTGATGTTTGGTCAACATGATGTTTGCAAGTGAGTTTAGACTTGCACAACTCTTGATGTGGCTGTCAGTCTTGCTCACCTCTCTAATTCCAGTGCTTGCTATCCAGAGGTCTACCCTATCCTGTCTctgttatttataaaatgtgcCTGTCCCCTAGGGCCTTTGGGGTTTGCAGATCTCCACCTTATGCCAAAACCCGGAGCTGCCTTCCCACGGTGGTCAGAAGCACCTCAGAAGCCAACATTAAGCAAGCACTCACTCTGCCCAGGCGGTGCTGAGGGCTCTCCACGGCCCCCCTCCTAGAGCCCCATGTGAGGCAGACACAGTATGATCCCACCTtccggatgaggaaactgatggcTGGGGTGTTTACACAGCTCGTGAGTGGCAGTACTTGGCTTTGAACCCAGACTTCTGTATCTCCACCTTCCCCTGCTGGGCACAGCCACTGAGAGCCAGGAAGCCTACTGGCCCCAGTGGACTGCCCCTGCTCCTCTGCTGAGTGCCCAGCCCCCACTGGCCCACCATAAGGCTCTCACCGTTCTCTTGGGCAAAGCGGGAGGCTTCCAGGAACGTGACCTCACGCTCGGGGTCCAGGTCCTTCTTGTTGCCACAGAGGATGACCACAATGTTGGGGCTGGCCAGCGTGCGGGCATCCGTCAGCCAGGCAGTCAGAGAGTTGTATGTCTCCCGGctgcagagaagggagagaggaggggggTGGGCATGCAGGACAGGGCCTCCCcgggccccaccccacccactccgCGCACCCACCTGGTGATGTCATACACCAGCAGGGCTCCAGCTGCCCCTCGGTAGTAACTCCGTGTCACCGACCTGTGGGGCCAGGGGGACCCAGTCACCCCTGAGGCTGGGGTCTGCCCCGAGACTGCCCCCCTCTGCGGAAAGAGACTGGTGGTTCGGAGGCCCCCCTTCACTGCTGGCCCATCCCCCCAAACCAGCTGCCACCACCTGGTCTACATTTCCCTCTGTCTGACAGACTCTCTCTCAGTCTCCCTCAATCTTTATCTCAGTTAGCTGTCTGCCGGCCTCTATCTGAGTCCCTACCTGTCTTTGATTCTATGTCCCTGTCTTTCTGAATCTCTTCATTGACCTTTCTGCTTCTCTTAGGTATATGTGACTTTAATTCTCTGATTCTCTCTGCCTTGGCTCTCTCATCATCACTCATGCttccccattcattcattcattcattcatcatttccTGTCACCTCCCCTTTGCCCAGTCCTGGCCAAGTGCTATACAACTATGTTCACTTGTCCCTCTCCTGCTGCATCTCAGGGAGGCCCGCTTCCCAGTGGGGCCAACTGTCCAGACCTCCCTTGTCACCAGTCTGCTCCCTCTGGAACTCATGCAATCATTCCAGAAGTATTTACTGAGCCCTTACCACAGACACAGCCCATCCCGCTCACCCACCTCTCCTTCGCCTTCTCTCTATCTCTGGGCTGTGTGCACCTCACACAGTGAATCAACACACGAATACAAACTTGGCAGCTACTAACCACTGTCCAGGGACCGTATGTTCCCccatttttctctccctattctctgcccatttctcACACTCAGGGTTCCGATGTGTCTATCACCTTTTCTGCATCTTCTGATGACATGCCATGTGCTGAGCATCCTCTTTTCCTGAAAATGTCCACTCCACCTTCTCTCTGGCTACCCTGTTCCaatctccctgtctctgtctctgtctctcttcctctctaaGTGTGTGTACCTCTTTCAAGTTTCTGCTCTGTTTCTGCCTCTCTTTTTCAATCTCCACCCCTTGCCTCCACCTCTTGTGCCTCCTTCTCTGTAGGCCTGTCTCTCCCTGGGCACAAGAACCCAGCCTTCCAGCCTTATGTGTCTGGCTATCATGGCCTCTCTAGGGTCTCTTGGTCTCTCCCTGGCTCACTCGCTCTTCATTAtgctttttctcattctttttctctcaccATGTCTGACACCTTCTGTCCAGGATTCCTTCTCTCTTCGGTTATGTGTGTCTGCTAATGGACATCCCTTTCTCTTCCCCTCTGCCTTACTGCCCTCTCGGTGTCTCCTTGCTCCTATCATTGTGTCTCCAAATGACTCTGCacacctctctctctgtctctgtctctcctttgtCCCCCACACTCTTCTTCCTGGGAGCCCAGCCCACCTACCGGAACCGCTCCTGGCCGGCTGTGTCCCAAATCTGTAGCTTCACAGTCTTCCCACCCACGTTGACCACCCGAGATCCAAACTCCACACCGATTGTGTGGTTGGAATCCTGTTTGActgagagtgggagggagaaaagaggagGGCAGGGGCTCAGAGGATTCCCTGGCCTCCAATGCCTCCTCAACCTGTGCCAACCCATTCCCAGTGCTGGGGTGAGTAAGGTGCAAGGAGGACCTAGCAAAGAGCATATACCTAGGCAAAAGCCCCAGGCAACCAGCACTGCAGTTGCACCTATGGCCAACCCTGCCGCAGCCCACGCCAGTGGCTGCCCTCTTGCCCATGCCATACCCATGCCCACAGGTCAGTTCTCCCAGGACCACTCCCAGAAACTCACACTTATTTTCAATGAACTGATGAAGGAGACATGATTTGCCAGTTCCTGCACTGCCAATCACCAGGAATTTGAAGAGGAAGTCTGAGCAGATGGGAGCCAAAAATCAGGGGAAGAGATGGAAACCAAGAGAGCATTACCATTCCAGGGAGAGAAACAGACACAGGGAAAAACAGAGCAATGGGTACAACAGTAACAGGTAATTCTTATACAGCAGTGCCTACCATGTACCAGGCACAGTTCTAAAGCTCTTTACTTACACTGacaactcacttaatcctcaggACAACTCTAGGACAGAGGTATACtaataattatccccattttccagctgaagaaactgaggccagaaagGTCAAtagacttgcccaaggtcccaaAGCTAGGCAGAGATGGGATTCAAACACAGGCTACCTGGCTCCAGGGTCCAAGATCTTAGCTATTACATTGCTAAAGCCTCTTGAAAGCCATTTTATTAAGGACTGTAATCTTGCATAGGCTCCTCATGAC encodes:
- the EGLN2 gene encoding prolyl hydroxylase EGLN2 — protein: MDSPCQPQPLSQALPQLPVSVPEPLEPGRVRMGVESYLPCPLLPSYHGPGAPGEASAGSGTPRATATSTTASPLREGFGGQDGGELRPLQSEGAAALVTKGCQRLAAQGAQPEAPKRKWAEDGGDAPTSSKRPWAGQENQEAEGEGKGGLACSSGSGEASAGPREEVLPAAPERLALDYIVPCMRYYGICVKDSFLGAALGSCVLAEVEVLKRDGLLRDGQLVSQRAIPPRSIRGDQIAWVEGHEPGCRSIGVLMAHVDAVIRHCAGRLGGYVINGRTKAMVACYPGNGLGYVRHVDNPHGDGRCITCIYYLNQNWDVKVHGGLLQIFPEGRPVVANIEPLFDRLLIFWSDRRNPHEVKPAYATRYAITVWYFDAKERAAAKDKYQLASGQKGVQVPVSQPTTPT
- the RAB4B gene encoding ras-related protein Rab-4B; this encodes MAETYDFLFKFLVIGSAGTGKSCLLHQFIENKFKQDSNHTIGVEFGSRVVNVGGKTVKLQIWDTAGQERFRSVTRSYYRGAAGALLVYDITSRETYNSLTAWLTDARTLASPNIVVILCGNKKDLDPEREVTFLEASRFAQENELMFLETSALTGENVEEAFLKCARTILNKIDSGELDPERMGSGIQYGDASLRQLRQPRSAQAVAPQPCGC